In a single window of the Xylanimonas protaetiae genome:
- a CDS encoding Rv2175c family DNA-binding protein — MSTDLDVLVPAWLTLPDLAERLDADISRVRGLVRDRVVVGVKRGERTTFQVPEAFLVPDEDGGEQVLPTLRGTVVVLGDQGLTDEEILVWLFTPEDALGVAPVEALRAGRRAEVRRIAQALPY; from the coding sequence GTGAGCACCGATCTCGACGTCCTCGTCCCCGCCTGGCTGACCCTGCCCGACCTCGCCGAGAGGCTCGACGCGGACATCTCGCGCGTGCGCGGCCTCGTGCGCGACCGAGTCGTCGTCGGGGTCAAGCGCGGCGAGCGGACGACGTTCCAGGTGCCCGAGGCGTTCCTCGTGCCCGACGAGGACGGCGGCGAGCAGGTGCTGCCGACGCTGCGCGGCACCGTGGTGGTGCTGGGCGACCAGGGCCTGACGGACGAGGAGATCCTCGTGTGGCTCTTCACGCCCGAGGACGCGCTCGGCGTCGCGCCCGTCGAGGCGCTGCGCGCGGGCCGCCGTGCCGAGGTGCGACGGATCGCGCAGGCGCTCCCGTACTGA
- the pknB gene encoding Stk1 family PASTA domain-containing Ser/Thr kinase produces MTTDPLLGRLVDGRYEITSRIARGGMATVYLAVDRRLDREVALKVMHPHLAEGVDGAAFVSRFRREARAAARLAHPGVVAVYDQGLDGDTSYLTMEYVPGSNLRRELRAEGTLTVGRTLDVLGEVLGALAAAHRKGLVHRDVKPENVLVTTEGRHVKVADFGLARAVTEVTSTTTGTVLGTVAYLAPEVIATGACDARTDVYAVGVLAYEMLTGTLPHDGATPIQVAFQHVHDDIPSPAEREPWLPAQLADLVTRFAAREPGRRPADGGAALDALRAVRASLAPEVLARRAEPPAGFVPPAPVPDGAAASDSADALDADELDAIPVAAAVGPLAEPVPVTTPPDGISAWFPAEDADHATEPLVDQPTTRVTTPATASTAAASPAGTAPPRHRRRWPRVLAWVLGLVVLLGGAGYGAWWYFEDGPGAWTTVPAGIEDVTLDEATAILTTHGLTSSSTEAYDDTVPAGSVVSADPGEGAEVRRDGSVALVVSLGVRMVTVPDGLVGSQQSDAEAALAAADLEAGPAHQEWSDTVPVGEVMDVSHAANASVPHSTVVTLTVSGGPAPATVTQQVGRDRADAQAALEDLGFAVAFTADEASETVPAGRVIRQTPTSGTQAHRLDTVTLTVSSGPPIIDVPNVVGMRTGAATDTLTRAGFEVDTVKYLGGILDTVRFQDPEGTAPKGSTVKITVW; encoded by the coding sequence GTGACGACCGACCCTCTGCTCGGCCGCCTCGTCGACGGGCGGTACGAGATCACGTCGCGTATCGCGCGCGGCGGCATGGCGACCGTGTACCTCGCCGTCGACCGGCGGCTCGACCGCGAGGTCGCGCTCAAGGTCATGCACCCGCACCTGGCCGAGGGCGTCGACGGCGCCGCGTTCGTCTCCCGCTTCCGCCGCGAAGCACGGGCCGCCGCCCGGCTCGCGCACCCCGGCGTCGTCGCCGTCTACGACCAGGGCCTCGACGGCGACACCAGCTATCTCACGATGGAGTACGTGCCCGGCAGCAACCTGCGCCGCGAGCTGCGCGCCGAGGGCACCCTGACGGTGGGCCGGACCCTCGACGTGCTCGGCGAGGTGCTCGGAGCCCTCGCCGCCGCGCACCGCAAGGGCCTGGTGCACCGCGACGTGAAGCCGGAGAACGTGCTCGTCACGACCGAGGGCCGGCACGTCAAGGTGGCCGACTTCGGCCTCGCCCGCGCGGTCACGGAGGTCACCAGCACGACGACGGGCACCGTCCTCGGGACCGTCGCCTACCTGGCCCCCGAGGTCATCGCGACGGGTGCGTGCGACGCCCGCACCGACGTCTACGCCGTCGGCGTCCTCGCGTACGAGATGCTCACCGGCACGCTGCCGCACGACGGCGCCACGCCGATCCAGGTCGCGTTCCAGCACGTGCACGACGACATCCCCTCGCCCGCCGAGCGCGAGCCGTGGCTGCCCGCGCAGCTCGCGGACCTGGTGACCCGGTTCGCGGCCCGCGAACCGGGCCGGCGTCCCGCCGACGGCGGCGCCGCGCTCGACGCGCTGCGCGCCGTGCGGGCGTCGCTCGCGCCCGAGGTGCTCGCACGTCGCGCGGAGCCCCCGGCCGGGTTCGTGCCGCCCGCGCCCGTGCCCGACGGCGCGGCGGCCTCCGACAGCGCCGACGCCCTCGACGCCGACGAGCTCGACGCGATCCCGGTCGCCGCGGCGGTCGGGCCGCTCGCGGAGCCCGTCCCGGTGACGACGCCGCCTGACGGCATCTCCGCGTGGTTCCCGGCCGAGGACGCCGACCACGCCACCGAGCCCCTCGTCGACCAGCCGACGACGCGGGTGACCACGCCCGCCACCGCGAGCACTGCCGCCGCGAGCCCCGCCGGGACGGCCCCGCCGCGCCACCGCCGGCGCTGGCCGCGTGTCCTCGCCTGGGTGCTCGGCCTCGTCGTGCTCCTGGGCGGCGCCGGCTACGGCGCCTGGTGGTACTTCGAGGACGGCCCCGGCGCCTGGACCACGGTGCCCGCCGGCATCGAGGACGTGACGCTCGACGAGGCGACCGCGATCCTGACGACGCACGGCCTGACGTCCAGCAGCACGGAGGCGTACGACGACACGGTGCCCGCGGGCTCGGTGGTGTCCGCGGACCCGGGCGAGGGCGCCGAGGTCCGCAGGGACGGCAGCGTCGCGCTCGTCGTGTCGCTCGGCGTCCGCATGGTCACGGTGCCCGACGGGCTCGTCGGGTCCCAGCAGTCCGACGCGGAGGCCGCGCTCGCCGCGGCCGATCTCGAGGCCGGCCCCGCGCACCAGGAGTGGTCCGACACCGTGCCCGTCGGCGAGGTCATGGACGTCTCGCACGCGGCGAACGCCTCCGTGCCGCACTCGACGGTGGTGACGCTGACGGTCTCGGGCGGCCCGGCGCCCGCGACGGTCACGCAGCAGGTGGGCCGCGACCGCGCAGACGCCCAGGCGGCGCTGGAGGACCTCGGCTTCGCCGTCGCGTTCACGGCCGACGAGGCGTCCGAGACGGTCCCTGCGGGCCGCGTCATCCGCCAGACGCCGACGAGCGGCACGCAGGCGCACCGGCTGGACACGGTGACGCTCACCGTCTCGTCGGGGCCGCCGATCATCGACGTGCCCAACGTCGTGGGCATGCGCACCGGCGCCGCGACGGACACGCTGACGCGGGCCGGGTTCGAGGTCGACACCGTGAAGTACCTGGGCGGGATCCTCGACACCGTCCGGTTCCAGGACCCCGAGGGGACGGCCCCGAAGGGTTCGACCGTCAAGATCACCGTGTGGTGA
- a CDS encoding lysophospholipid acyltransferase family protein yields MFYWLMRHVLAGPLLKAYFRPWTKGVEHVPAEGGAILASNHLAVIDSFVLPLVLERQVQFLGKSDYFTGSGVKGRLVAGFMRGVGTIPVDRAGGKASEAALSTGLRVLQQGGLFGIYPEGTRSPDGRLYRGKTGVARLALESGAPVVPVAMIDTNKAQQVGQVIPKPMPIGVVIGEPLDFSRYKGMENDRFVLRAVTDEIVYSILRLSEQEYVDVYAATAKARIAAEKAAERRAADDADAAARTPDDAQPHA; encoded by the coding sequence TTGTTCTACTGGCTCATGAGGCACGTCCTGGCCGGGCCCCTGCTGAAGGCGTACTTCCGCCCCTGGACGAAGGGCGTCGAGCACGTCCCCGCCGAGGGCGGGGCGATCCTCGCGTCCAACCACCTCGCGGTCATCGACTCCTTCGTGCTCCCGCTCGTGCTCGAGCGCCAGGTGCAGTTCCTCGGCAAGTCGGACTACTTCACGGGCAGCGGCGTCAAGGGCCGGCTCGTCGCGGGCTTCATGCGCGGCGTCGGCACGATCCCCGTCGACAGGGCGGGTGGCAAGGCCAGCGAGGCCGCGCTCAGCACCGGCCTGCGCGTGCTCCAGCAGGGCGGGCTGTTCGGCATCTACCCGGAGGGCACCCGCAGCCCCGACGGCCGCCTCTACCGGGGCAAGACGGGCGTGGCCCGCCTGGCCCTCGAGTCCGGTGCCCCCGTGGTGCCCGTCGCGATGATCGACACGAACAAGGCGCAGCAGGTGGGGCAGGTGATCCCCAAGCCGATGCCCATCGGCGTCGTCATCGGCGAGCCGCTCGACTTCTCCCGCTACAAAGGCATGGAGAACGACCGGTTCGTGCTGCGCGCCGTCACCGACGAGATCGTCTACTCGATCCTGCGCCTGTCCGAGCAGGAGTACGTCGACGTCTACGCGGCCACGGCCAAGGCCCGCATCGCCGCCGAGAAGGCTGCCGAGAGGCGCGCCGCCGACGACGCCGACGCCGCGGCACGGACGCCCGACGACGCGCAGCCCCACGCCTGA
- a CDS encoding ROK family glucokinase has translation MHAIGVDIGGTKIAIGVVDEEGRILAQVRVETNPDDAASIDRAIADACNELAKEHAVGAIGVAAAGFVSSDRTTMAFAPNIDWRDYPLGTKIAGLVDLDVPVVVENDANAAGWAEFRFGVGRDVSDMLMLTIGTGLGGAVVVDGNLVRGRWGVAAEVGHMRVVPGGHYCGCGHEGCWEQYASGSALVRDAKAAVVALPHKAGRLLELAGGDRRRLKGPHVTQAAQEGDELAVELVAKLGRWIGEGAASVAALLDPELIVVGGGVAAAGDLLLEPAREGFVSQLSALGHRPVARIELAEQGNEAGIVGAADLARR, from the coding sequence ATGCACGCGATCGGCGTCGACATCGGTGGCACGAAGATCGCCATCGGCGTCGTGGACGAGGAGGGGCGGATCCTCGCCCAGGTCCGGGTCGAGACGAACCCCGACGACGCGGCGAGCATCGACCGCGCCATCGCCGACGCCTGCAACGAGCTGGCCAAGGAGCACGCCGTCGGCGCGATCGGCGTGGCGGCGGCGGGCTTCGTGAGCTCCGACCGCACCACCATGGCCTTCGCACCGAACATCGACTGGCGCGACTACCCGCTCGGCACCAAGATCGCAGGGCTCGTCGACCTGGACGTGCCCGTCGTCGTCGAGAACGACGCCAACGCCGCCGGGTGGGCCGAGTTCCGGTTCGGCGTCGGGCGCGACGTGAGCGACATGCTCATGCTGACGATCGGGACGGGCCTGGGCGGCGCCGTCGTCGTCGACGGGAACCTGGTGCGCGGGCGCTGGGGCGTCGCGGCCGAGGTCGGCCACATGCGCGTGGTGCCCGGCGGGCACTACTGCGGCTGCGGGCACGAGGGCTGCTGGGAGCAGTACGCCTCGGGCAGCGCGCTGGTGCGCGACGCGAAGGCGGCCGTCGTCGCCCTCCCGCACAAGGCCGGGCGCCTGCTCGAGCTCGCCGGGGGCGACCGCCGCCGGCTCAAGGGGCCGCACGTCACGCAGGCCGCCCAGGAGGGCGACGAGCTCGCCGTCGAGCTGGTCGCCAAGCTGGGCCGCTGGATCGGCGAGGGCGCGGCCTCCGTGGCCGCGCTGCTCGACCCGGAGCTCATCGTCGTCGGCGGCGGCGTGGCCGCGGCGGGCGACCTGCTGCTGGAGCCCGCGCGCGAGGGCTTCGTGTCGCAGCTCTCGGCGCTCGGGCACCGCCCCGTCGCGCGCATCGAGCTGGCCGAGCAGGGCAACGAGGCGGGCATCGTCGGCGCGGCGGACCTCGCGCGCCGCTGA
- a CDS encoding AMP-dependent synthetase/ligase — MDETRSPLRLELPLASNLNDVVSDRLRRGPDDVLAEVRRDGAWQPVTVREFDAQVVAVAKGLVAKGVQPGDSVGIMSRTRYEWTLLDFAAWSAGAVPVPIYETSSAEQVQWILSDAAVTVAVVESAQNAATVAEVRDQAPACREVLVIDDDAVGALTRAGATVPDEEIARRRALATLDDVATIIYTSGTTGRPKGAELTHRNFASLTANTVVEVPEVFGAAGGRTLLFLPLAHVFARFIEVLAITSGTVLGHSPDIRSLVEDLGGFRPTYILAVPRVFEKVYNGAEQKAAAGGKLKIFRWAAATAIAWSQALDAAGGPSTWLGFQHAVADRLVYAKLRATLGGQARYAVSGGGPLGERLGHFYRGIGLTILEGYGLTESTAPTCVNRPSAIRIGSVGLQLPGCAARIADDGEILLQGHHVFRGYHNNPQATAEAFDGGWFRTGDLGTLDDQGFLRITGRKKEIIVTAAGKNVAPAVLEDRLRAHALVSQCVVVGDNRPFIGALVTLDPEGLPGWLSMHGKPAMSVDEARTDPDVLAALDEAVTRANKAVSKAESIRKFTVLDTDFTVENGYLTPSLKFKRAQVLRDFAAQIETIYAPSADRETLHV, encoded by the coding sequence ATGGACGAGACCCGGAGCCCGCTGCGGCTCGAGCTTCCCCTCGCGTCGAACCTCAACGACGTCGTCTCCGACCGCCTGCGACGCGGCCCGGACGACGTGCTCGCGGAGGTCCGGCGCGACGGCGCCTGGCAGCCGGTGACGGTGCGGGAGTTCGACGCGCAGGTCGTCGCCGTCGCCAAGGGCCTCGTCGCCAAGGGCGTCCAGCCCGGGGACAGCGTGGGCATCATGTCGCGCACGCGCTACGAGTGGACGCTGCTCGACTTCGCCGCCTGGTCGGCCGGCGCCGTCCCCGTGCCGATCTACGAGACCTCCAGCGCCGAGCAGGTGCAGTGGATCCTGTCCGACGCGGCCGTGACGGTCGCGGTGGTCGAGTCGGCTCAGAACGCCGCCACCGTGGCCGAGGTCCGCGACCAGGCGCCCGCGTGCCGCGAGGTGCTCGTGATCGACGACGACGCCGTCGGCGCGCTGACCAGGGCCGGGGCGACGGTGCCGGACGAGGAGATCGCCCGCCGGCGCGCGCTCGCGACGCTCGACGACGTGGCGACGATCATCTACACCTCGGGCACCACGGGCCGCCCGAAGGGGGCCGAGCTCACGCACCGCAACTTCGCGTCCCTCACGGCGAACACCGTGGTCGAGGTGCCGGAGGTGTTCGGCGCCGCGGGCGGGCGCACCCTGCTGTTCCTGCCGCTGGCGCACGTCTTCGCGCGCTTCATCGAGGTCCTCGCGATCACGAGCGGCACCGTGCTGGGCCACTCCCCCGACATCAGGTCGCTCGTCGAGGACCTCGGGGGGTTCCGGCCGACGTACATCCTCGCCGTGCCTCGCGTGTTCGAGAAGGTCTACAACGGCGCCGAGCAGAAGGCCGCGGCGGGCGGCAAGCTCAAGATCTTCCGGTGGGCCGCCGCGACGGCCATCGCCTGGTCGCAGGCGCTGGACGCCGCCGGGGGCCCGTCGACGTGGCTCGGCTTCCAGCACGCGGTCGCCGACAGGCTCGTCTACGCCAAGCTCCGCGCGACGCTGGGCGGCCAGGCGCGATACGCAGTCTCAGGCGGCGGTCCGCTGGGCGAGCGCCTCGGCCACTTCTACCGCGGCATCGGGCTGACGATCCTCGAGGGCTACGGCCTGACCGAGTCGACCGCTCCCACGTGCGTCAACCGCCCCAGCGCGATCCGCATCGGGTCCGTCGGGCTCCAGCTGCCCGGGTGCGCCGCCCGCATCGCCGACGACGGCGAGATCCTCCTCCAGGGCCACCACGTCTTCCGCGGCTACCACAACAACCCGCAGGCCACGGCGGAGGCGTTCGACGGCGGCTGGTTCCGCACGGGCGACCTCGGCACGCTCGACGACCAGGGGTTCCTGCGCATCACGGGCCGCAAGAAGGAGATCATCGTCACCGCCGCCGGCAAGAACGTCGCTCCCGCCGTCCTCGAGGACCGGCTGCGGGCGCACGCCCTGGTGAGCCAGTGCGTCGTCGTCGGCGACAACCGGCCGTTCATCGGCGCGCTCGTCACGCTCGACCCGGAGGGCCTGCCCGGCTGGCTGTCGATGCACGGCAAGCCCGCGATGTCGGTGGACGAGGCCCGGACCGACCCCGACGTGCTCGCCGCGCTCGACGAGGCCGTCACGCGGGCCAACAAGGCCGTCTCCAAGGCGGAGTCGATCCGCAAGTTCACCGTGCTCGACACGGACTTCACCGTCGAGAACGGCTACCTGACCCCGTCGCTGAAGTTCAAGCGGGCCCAGGTGCTGCGCGACTTCGCCGCCCAGATCGAGACGATCTACGCCCCGTCGGCGGACCGGGAGACGCTGCACGTCTGA
- a CDS encoding class II 3-deoxy-7-phosphoheptulonate synthase produces the protein MSTAVDAPSAALAQDLDSFRTLPALQQPTWPDAAALAAATARLGHAAPLVLPAEADGLRAKLAAASRGEAFVLQGGDCAEIFAEANATRIRNKIRTILQMAVVLTHGASTPVVKIGRMAGQYAKPRSSDDETRDGVTLPAYRGDMINGFEFTPEARTPDPARLEQAYRISAATANVVRAFTQGGYADLRQVHEWNRGFMRNPTYARYERTAAEIDRAIRFMEACGADFEALRSVDLYLSHEALVLDYERALTRVDARTGQAYDTSAHFLWIGERTRQLGGAHVEFLSRVANPVGVKLGPTTSPDDALALAARLNPENAPGRLTFVARMGTGKVRDVLPGLVEKVTAAGVAVTWMTDPMHGNTITSGTGYKTRRFADVLDEVQGFFEVHRALGTVPGGLHMELTGDDVTEVLGGSEAIDEAGLARRYETLVDPRLNHQQSLETAFLVAEMLQAR, from the coding sequence ATGAGCACCGCCGTCGACGCACCGTCCGCCGCCTTGGCACAGGACCTGGACAGCTTCCGCACGCTCCCTGCGCTGCAGCAGCCCACCTGGCCCGACGCCGCGGCGCTCGCGGCCGCGACCGCACGCCTCGGGCACGCCGCCCCGCTCGTGCTGCCCGCCGAGGCCGACGGCCTGCGCGCCAAGCTCGCCGCCGCGAGCCGCGGCGAGGCGTTCGTGCTCCAGGGCGGCGACTGCGCGGAGATCTTCGCGGAGGCCAACGCCACCCGGATCCGCAACAAGATCCGCACCATCCTCCAGATGGCCGTCGTCCTCACGCACGGCGCGTCGACGCCCGTGGTGAAGATCGGCCGCATGGCCGGCCAGTACGCCAAGCCCCGCTCGTCCGACGACGAGACGCGCGACGGCGTGACCCTGCCCGCCTACCGCGGCGACATGATCAACGGCTTCGAGTTCACCCCCGAGGCTCGCACGCCCGACCCGGCCCGCCTGGAGCAGGCGTACCGGATCTCGGCCGCCACCGCGAACGTGGTCCGCGCGTTCACGCAGGGCGGGTATGCCGACCTGCGGCAGGTCCACGAGTGGAACCGCGGCTTCATGCGCAACCCCACCTACGCGCGCTACGAGCGCACCGCCGCCGAGATCGACCGCGCCATCCGCTTCATGGAGGCCTGCGGCGCCGACTTCGAGGCGCTGCGCAGCGTCGACCTGTACCTGTCCCACGAGGCGCTCGTCCTCGACTACGAGCGTGCCCTCACCCGCGTCGACGCCCGCACGGGCCAGGCGTACGACACGAGCGCGCACTTCCTGTGGATCGGCGAGCGCACCCGCCAGCTCGGCGGCGCGCACGTCGAGTTCCTGAGCCGCGTCGCCAACCCCGTCGGCGTCAAGCTCGGCCCGACGACGTCGCCCGACGACGCCCTGGCGCTCGCCGCGAGGCTCAACCCCGAGAACGCCCCGGGGCGCCTGACGTTCGTGGCCCGCATGGGCACGGGCAAGGTGCGCGACGTGCTGCCCGGCCTGGTCGAGAAGGTGACCGCCGCCGGCGTCGCGGTGACGTGGATGACCGACCCCATGCACGGCAACACGATCACCTCCGGGACGGGCTACAAGACGCGCCGGTTCGCCGACGTGCTCGACGAGGTCCAGGGCTTCTTCGAGGTGCACCGGGCGCTCGGCACGGTGCCGGGCGGCCTGCACATGGAGCTCACGGGCGACGACGTCACCGAGGTGCTCGGCGGCTCGGAGGCGATCGACGAGGCGGGCCTGGCTCGCCGCTACGAGACGCTCGTGGACCCGCGCCTGAACCACCAGCAGTCGCTGGAGACGGCGTTCCTCGTCGCGGAGATGCTGCAGGCGCGCTGA
- a CDS encoding pyrophosphate--fructose-6-phosphate 1-phosphotransferase translates to MAVRRVALLTAGGFAPCLSSAVGGLIERYNELDPSIEIIAYMHGYHGLLTGNKIVIDEEGRKQAGILHQFGGSPIGNSRVKLTNVADAVKRGLVKEGENPLTVAAEQLKADGVDVLHTIGGDDTNTTAADLAAYLHDNGYELTVVGLPKTIDNDIVPIRQSLGAWTSAEQTALFGENIIGEHRSGPRMLIVHEVMGRHCGWLTAASAAKYRERLATKRFAPALGLTKERWDIHAVFLPELAIDIDAEAARLKAVMDEQGNVNIWLSEGAGMHEIVEQLEAAGTPPARDPFGHVRLDEINPGQWFAKQFAEKLGAEKVMVQKSGYFSRAAAANAEDLRLIKSMTDYAVECALRGEPGVIGHDEEDGDKLKAIPFPRIAGAKAFDVNQEWFTALLGEIGQPFKPAAPAAH, encoded by the coding sequence ATGGCTGTTCGTCGCGTGGCCCTCCTGACGGCCGGCGGCTTCGCCCCGTGCCTCTCGTCCGCCGTCGGCGGGCTCATCGAGCGGTACAACGAGCTCGACCCGTCGATCGAGATCATCGCCTACATGCACGGCTACCACGGCCTGCTGACCGGCAACAAGATCGTCATCGACGAGGAGGGCCGCAAGCAGGCCGGCATCCTCCACCAGTTCGGCGGCTCGCCGATCGGCAACTCGCGCGTCAAGCTCACCAACGTGGCCGACGCCGTCAAGCGCGGCCTCGTCAAGGAGGGCGAGAACCCGCTGACGGTCGCCGCCGAGCAGCTCAAGGCCGACGGCGTCGACGTCCTGCACACCATCGGTGGCGACGACACCAACACGACCGCCGCCGACCTGGCCGCCTACCTGCACGACAACGGCTACGAGCTCACCGTCGTGGGCCTGCCGAAGACGATCGACAACGACATCGTGCCGATCCGTCAGTCGCTCGGCGCGTGGACCTCGGCCGAGCAGACCGCCCTCTTCGGCGAGAACATCATCGGCGAGCACCGCTCGGGCCCGCGCATGCTCATCGTGCACGAGGTCATGGGCCGTCACTGCGGCTGGCTGACCGCCGCCTCGGCCGCCAAGTACCGCGAGCGTCTCGCCACCAAGCGGTTCGCCCCCGCGCTCGGCCTCACGAAGGAGCGCTGGGACATCCACGCCGTGTTCCTGCCGGAGCTCGCGATCGACATCGACGCCGAGGCCGCGCGCCTCAAGGCCGTCATGGACGAGCAGGGCAACGTCAACATCTGGCTGTCCGAGGGCGCCGGCATGCACGAGATCGTCGAGCAGCTCGAGGCCGCCGGCACCCCGCCGGCCCGTGACCCGTTCGGCCACGTCCGCCTCGACGAGATCAACCCCGGCCAGTGGTTCGCCAAGCAGTTCGCCGAGAAGCTCGGCGCCGAGAAGGTCATGGTCCAGAAGTCGGGCTACTTCTCGCGTGCCGCGGCCGCGAACGCCGAGGACCTGCGCCTCATCAAGTCGATGACCGACTACGCCGTCGAGTGCGCCCTGCGCGGCGAGCCCGGCGTCATCGGCCACGACGAGGAGGACGGCGACAAGCTCAAGGCCATCCCGTTCCCGCGCATCGCCGGCGCCAAGGCGTTCGACGTGAACCAGGAGTGGTTCACCGCCCTGCTCGGCGAGATCGGCCAGCCGTTCAAGCCGGCCGCCCCCGCCGCGCACTGA
- a CDS encoding polyprenyl synthetase family protein → MPAVVDLENLRTDVDAAVVRHLDGLAVQVAALGSPATALTAQAAALLTGGKRLRAAFAYWSFRAHGGADAGPEREAAVRTGAALELFQAAALLHDDVMDASDTRRGLPTAHRAFEARHAEAGWAGEPGRFGESAAILLGDLCLIAAQREIAEALAPLPRERADAVRAAFDTMQTEVIVGQYLDVLVQAEPWGVDPAADEDRARAVIRAKSASYSVRQPLVVGALLAGADAAQVAAIDAVGLPLGEAFQLRDDLLGVFGDPEVTGKPAGDDLREGKRTVLAARTMARGDAAQRTLLTERLGDPHLSDGEVAALREAVVASGAVDGVETLIDELAKDATVRLAAADLVAPGKDVLLDLAHAAVDRAY, encoded by the coding sequence ATGCCTGCCGTCGTCGACCTCGAGAACCTCCGCACCGACGTCGACGCCGCCGTCGTCCGCCACCTGGACGGCCTCGCCGTGCAGGTCGCCGCGCTCGGCTCCCCCGCGACGGCGCTCACCGCGCAGGCGGCCGCGCTGCTCACGGGCGGCAAGCGGCTGCGGGCCGCGTTCGCCTACTGGTCGTTCCGCGCTCACGGCGGCGCCGACGCCGGCCCCGAGCGCGAGGCCGCGGTGCGCACGGGCGCGGCGCTCGAGCTCTTCCAGGCCGCCGCGCTGCTGCACGACGACGTCATGGACGCCTCCGACACCCGCCGCGGCCTGCCGACCGCCCACCGGGCGTTCGAGGCCCGCCACGCCGAGGCCGGCTGGGCCGGCGAGCCCGGCCGCTTCGGGGAGTCCGCGGCGATCCTGCTGGGCGACCTGTGCCTCATCGCGGCGCAGCGCGAGATCGCGGAGGCGCTCGCCCCGCTGCCCCGCGAGCGCGCCGACGCGGTCCGCGCCGCGTTCGACACCATGCAGACCGAGGTCATCGTCGGGCAGTACCTCGACGTGCTCGTCCAGGCGGAGCCGTGGGGCGTCGACCCTGCCGCCGACGAGGACCGCGCGCGCGCCGTGATCCGCGCCAAGTCGGCCTCCTACTCCGTGCGCCAGCCGCTCGTCGTCGGCGCGCTGCTCGCGGGCGCCGACGCGGCGCAGGTCGCCGCGATCGACGCCGTCGGGCTCCCGCTCGGCGAGGCGTTCCAGCTGCGCGACGACCTGCTCGGCGTCTTCGGCGACCCCGAGGTCACGGGCAAGCCCGCCGGCGACGACCTGCGCGAGGGCAAGCGCACGGTGCTCGCCGCGCGCACCATGGCGCGCGGCGACGCCGCCCAGCGCACGCTCCTCACGGAGCGCCTCGGCGACCCGCACCTGTCCGACGGCGAGGTGGCCGCGCTGCGCGAGGCCGTCGTCGCCTCGGGCGCCGTGGACGGCGTCGAGACGCTCATCGACGAGCTGGCCAAGGACGCGACCGTCCGCCTGGCCGCCGCCGACCTGGTCGCGCCGGGCAAGGACGTGCTCCTCGACCTGGCCCACGCGGCCGTCGACCGCGCGTACTGA